The sequence tagaatttttttgtctgtttttttttcagacgaATGAGAGGCAGAGGTCGTGGATGGAGGGGGAGGGGATTCAGAGGACGACATCAACCGCGTCCAGCGAACTGGAAGACTCCAGAGAACCCCAAACCCCTCAACCAGGTATCCCAGGAGGGGGATCCATTAGGAGTCTTGGCCAGTGGTGACCATGGTAGGTGGAAACTGGTTAATTTTCACACAAATTGATGAACTAATTAAAGGGAGGGTTTAAATGAAATCAAGATTTCACCGATGTGCTTGTTGTCTGATTCCAGATTCAGACAAAGAGGACAAAGACCGGAAGGCCCTGGTTGTGGCCCCTAAACAGATGAGCTCGGCTCTTGGCTCCCTGATGTCCAACTACGGCTCCATGAGTGAGAGTGAAAGTGGTGATGAACCAGAGGGTAAGCTGGTGTTTCTATAACAACTACCGTACACACCGGTTTCTAGTTGTATTTTGGAAGACTTCCTTTTTATTATACTTTAAATAGTGgaatttttcaggttttaacaGGTTGAACCACCCCGCATTTTTACGAAGAATCAATTTTCTCCTAAATTGAtcaagtattattttttctttttgtatgcACTCCTAAGTTTAAAGTCACacaccaatcatcttttgattaattctaaaatcattcccagtggtcttttaattaggatttttccGTTTctactaacatttttaaaaatctttttctggGATATAGTTTCGGCATGAGTTAACTAataattcgcctctgagttgtgagtcaAAGAAGAAAGGGTGATGTGTCCCAGAAACTGCAGAAACTAAATgtttctaaaggaaaaaaatattttgaatattttgcttgttgcttaattactagctaagctccaaaatagcccaaaattcctcaataagctaaatttgtaaaaaaaacgttagcatgttgctaaaatacaagctaaactccaaattaacataaaaaactcagtagaggccaaactAGCCCCCCAAAAGCTAGTTTTTAGCTACAAGCCAAACGCCAACATAACCCAAAGTTTCTTGGtaaaataaatttgtcaaaaacgttagcatgttgctaaaatacaagttaaactcaaaattaacataaaaaagcttaatAGAGGCTAAACTAGCCcataaaaagctaattttagcaacaagccAAACTCCAACTTAGCCAAAAATTTCttggtaaaataaattaatcaaaaaagttagcatgttgctaaaatattaggcaaacttcctttttcttgaaaatcactataaaagataaaacacatccaattaatttatttaaaggtttgtcactaatctacttaaaattttaaaatgtgaagacttttTCATCGTTTTCCTTAGGGCATATTTTGCcctatatattttaaaaactacaaagtttataaataccaaaactacaagcagtaatgtcctcaACGAGCTGGAAGTTTTGAtgccaagattgctgaaattgctgaaagtgtgataatgaaaaatgctaa is a genomic window of Oryzias melastigma strain HK-1 unplaced genomic scaffold, ASM292280v2 sc02609, whole genome shotgun sequence containing:
- the LOC112138183 gene encoding nuclear fragile X mental retardation-interacting protein 1-like, with the translated sequence MRGRGRGWRGRGFRGRHQPRPANWKTPENPKPLNQVSQEGDPLGVLASGDHDSDKEDKDRKALVVAPKQMSSALGSLMSNYGSMSESESGDEPE